One stretch of Thermococcus sp. DNA includes these proteins:
- a CDS encoding cation diffusion facilitator family transporter, protein MEEIYKPIWVSIIGNVFLAVIKLVVGLLYSSIALISDGVHSLSDVITSVAGYFGIKIASKPPDRDHPFGHSRFEPLVAFLIGEALLVVAYEIGRDSLMRLLHGESIEVNGIMLGVTVLSIVAKEAMFRYSVYVGRKLNSQILIADAYHHRSDVLSSVAVLIGLGLQKFGFSRGDALAGLVVAVFLVKVSFEIILENVGYLTGRAPPFELCEEIKKRALSVPNVLGIHDLRAHYVGNKLHVELHVEVPSTLSLKEAHDVSEEVKKRIEEIPEVDRVFVHVDIRGVTK, encoded by the coding sequence ATGGAGGAAATCTACAAGCCGATTTGGGTCAGCATAATCGGCAACGTTTTCCTCGCGGTCATAAAGCTTGTGGTCGGCCTCCTTTACTCAAGCATAGCCCTCATCTCAGACGGAGTTCACTCGCTCAGCGACGTAATAACGAGCGTTGCCGGGTACTTTGGTATAAAGATTGCATCAAAACCTCCAGACCGGGACCACCCCTTCGGGCACTCCCGATTTGAGCCCCTCGTGGCTTTCCTGATAGGTGAAGCCCTTCTGGTAGTTGCTTATGAGATTGGAAGGGACTCTCTGATGAGACTTCTCCACGGCGAAAGCATAGAGGTAAACGGAATAATGCTCGGGGTAACGGTTCTCTCGATAGTGGCCAAAGAGGCAATGTTCCGTTACTCCGTTTACGTTGGCAGAAAGCTCAACAGCCAGATTCTTATTGCAGATGCCTACCACCACAGGAGCGACGTTCTGAGTAGCGTCGCTGTTCTTATTGGCCTCGGCCTTCAGAAGTTTGGGTTCTCGAGGGGCGACGCCCTTGCCGGGTTAGTCGTGGCGGTATTCCTCGTCAAGGTCTCCTTTGAAATCATACTTGAGAACGTCGGCTACCTCACCGGGAGAGCACCACCCTTTGAACTCTGTGAGGAGATTAAGAAGCGTGCCCTCAGCGTTCCAAACGTCCTTGGAATCCACGACCTGAGGGCCCACTACGTCGGAAACAAACTCCACGTCGAGCTTCACGTTGAGGTTCCCTCGACACTCTCCCTTAAGGAGGCCCACGACGTAAGCGAGGAAGTGAAGAAGAGAATAGAGGAAATCCCTGAGGTTGACAGGGTCTTCGTGCACGTGGATATAAGGGGAGTTACAAAGTGA
- the mfnA gene encoding tyrosine decarboxylase MfnA, whose product MFPEKGADEEAVLEELRRKTREDLTFDSGKILGSMCTYPHPFAVKIITEFIDRNLGDPGLHTGSRKVEEEAIDMLANLLGLEKGHGHIVSGGTEANILAVRAFRNLSDAEKPELILPKSAHFSFIKAGEMLGVKLIWAELNKDYTVNVKDVENKITDNTIGIVGIAGTTGLGVVDDIPALSDLALDYGLPLHVDAAFGGFVIPFAKALGYEIPDFDFRLKGVKSITIDPHKMGMVPIPAGGIIFRERRYVDAISVLAPYLAGGKIWQATITGTRPGANALAVWAMIKHLGFKGYKEIVREAMELSRWFAGELKKMPGVRLIREPVLNIVSFSTENLEAVEKELKRKGWGISAHRGYIRIVIMPHVKREHLEEFLEDLKEILTL is encoded by the coding sequence ATGTTCCCGGAGAAAGGCGCGGACGAGGAGGCGGTTCTTGAGGAGCTAAGGCGGAAAACTAGGGAGGATTTAACGTTTGATTCTGGCAAAATCCTGGGTTCAATGTGTACGTATCCTCACCCCTTCGCCGTTAAAATCATAACCGAGTTCATAGACAGAAACCTCGGCGACCCGGGTTTGCACACCGGAAGCAGAAAAGTCGAGGAAGAGGCCATTGACATGCTAGCTAACCTTCTCGGCCTGGAGAAGGGCCATGGCCACATAGTCTCCGGCGGAACGGAGGCGAACATTCTAGCTGTGAGGGCCTTTCGAAATCTGAGCGATGCCGAAAAGCCGGAACTTATCCTGCCAAAGAGCGCGCACTTCTCGTTTATCAAAGCCGGCGAGATGCTCGGCGTTAAGCTCATCTGGGCCGAGCTGAATAAAGATTACACGGTCAACGTAAAGGACGTTGAAAACAAAATCACCGACAACACAATTGGAATAGTCGGCATAGCGGGAACAACCGGTTTGGGCGTCGTTGACGACATCCCTGCCCTGAGCGATTTAGCTTTGGACTACGGCCTTCCCTTACATGTGGATGCCGCCTTCGGTGGTTTTGTGATTCCCTTCGCAAAGGCCCTCGGCTACGAGATTCCGGACTTTGATTTCAGGCTCAAGGGGGTAAAGAGCATAACCATAGACCCCCATAAGATGGGCATGGTGCCTATTCCAGCCGGGGGAATAATCTTCCGCGAGAGGAGATACGTAGACGCGATAAGCGTTCTAGCCCCTTATCTCGCCGGGGGCAAGATATGGCAGGCGACCATAACTGGAACAAGGCCCGGGGCGAACGCCTTAGCGGTGTGGGCCATGATTAAGCACCTCGGCTTTAAAGGATACAAGGAAATCGTAAGGGAGGCGATGGAGCTGAGCCGGTGGTTCGCAGGGGAGCTCAAGAAGATGCCCGGCGTTAGGCTAATCCGGGAGCCGGTTTTAAACATCGTCTCATTCTCAACGGAGAACCTTGAAGCCGTTGAGAAAGAGCTTAAAAGGAAGGGCTGGGGCATAAGCGCCCATCGCGGTTACATCAGAATAGTCATCATGCCCCACGTGAAGAGGGAGCATCTGGAGGAGTTTCTGGAAGATTTAAAGGAGATCCTCACTTTGTAA
- a CDS encoding cation:proton antiporter, whose amino-acid sequence MYLGYLALLLVVAKSLEWAFERIEIHPIIAHVLTGIVLGPFALGIVEPGEELRVLAEFGLIMMMLYMGLTSNFSAIAQNTGKAVLVAILGVAFSFLFGFLTVYFFGKGIAAAIFIGATLGNTAIEVTSGVLVKERVKREVSSILMGAAFVDDIVAVYLIGIITGMTKGSLDPVSFGVLTVKIFVFIGSTLLVSELVFKRARWFYSIVRNLNVFFTFTLILTFTLAIIAEWVGLNQIIGAYLAGLTISRLRERKDPLVVTRIKLNELIEDLQVVLTEFFIPLFFIYVGLVFNPPVHDLNLTLIGLLYASAVLGKLIGCGLGAKLSGLDWRDSITVGIGMGGRGSLELAILTFGLRSGIIDQTLFASVVAVSMLTALTTPIFFKKYIERAKA is encoded by the coding sequence GTGTACCTCGGCTATCTAGCCCTTCTTTTGGTCGTTGCCAAGAGCCTCGAATGGGCCTTCGAGAGGATTGAAATACACCCGATAATAGCCCACGTTCTCACGGGAATCGTTCTCGGCCCCTTCGCCCTCGGGATAGTCGAACCCGGGGAAGAGCTCAGGGTTCTGGCCGAGTTCGGGCTTATAATGATGATGCTCTACATGGGCCTGACCAGCAACTTCTCGGCGATAGCCCAGAACACGGGGAAGGCAGTTCTCGTCGCGATTCTCGGGGTTGCTTTTTCCTTCCTCTTTGGCTTCCTCACGGTGTATTTCTTCGGCAAGGGCATCGCCGCGGCGATATTCATAGGTGCGACACTGGGCAATACCGCGATAGAAGTCACTAGCGGTGTTCTCGTCAAGGAGAGGGTAAAGAGAGAGGTCTCTTCGATTCTGATGGGAGCAGCGTTCGTGGATGACATCGTGGCGGTCTATCTGATAGGCATAATAACGGGCATGACGAAGGGAAGCCTTGACCCCGTTTCCTTCGGCGTTTTGACAGTGAAAATATTTGTCTTCATCGGTTCAACGCTCCTCGTCTCGGAGCTGGTCTTTAAGAGGGCCAGATGGTTTTACTCCATCGTCAGGAACCTCAATGTCTTTTTCACGTTTACACTCATACTGACCTTTACACTCGCTATAATAGCCGAATGGGTCGGCCTAAACCAGATTATCGGAGCCTATCTGGCGGGACTGACGATAAGCAGACTTCGTGAGAGGAAGGACCCACTCGTGGTAACGAGGATTAAGCTCAACGAACTCATCGAGGACCTTCAGGTGGTTCTTACGGAGTTCTTCATACCGCTCTTCTTCATCTACGTTGGCCTAGTCTTCAACCCACCGGTTCACGACCTCAATTTGACTTTAATCGGCCTCCTTTATGCCTCGGCCGTTCTTGGAAAGTTAATCGGCTGTGGGCTCGGTGCCAAGCTCTCGGGCCTCGACTGGAGGGACTCGATAACGGTCGGAATAGGCATGGGCGGTAGAGGAAGCCTCGAACTGGCAATACTGACCTTCGGATTAAGGAGCGGGATAATAGACCAGACGCTCTTCGCGAGTGTCGTGGCAGTTTCAATGCTCACCGCACTCACAACGCCGATATTCTTTAAGAAATACATCGAAAGGGCAAAGGCTTAA
- a CDS encoding TIGR00304 family protein: protein MRGEVLIGAGIALILIGFLLVFIGTLISAFSSEGNVEGGGVIMIGPIPIVFGTSRGAVTLASLLALLLMVLWIVGVLLARRG from the coding sequence ATGAGGGGAGAAGTTCTCATTGGAGCCGGGATAGCGCTGATACTCATAGGCTTCCTGCTGGTGTTTATAGGGACTCTGATTTCGGCCTTCAGTAGCGAAGGGAACGTCGAGGGCGGAGGAGTTATAATGATAGGGCCCATCCCGATAGTGTTCGGCACCAGCAGGGGCGCTGTAACTCTGGCCTCACTGCTGGCTCTTCTCCTCATGGTGCTCTGGATTGTGGGAGTTCTCCTTGCCAGGAGGGGATGA
- a CDS encoding HAD family hydrolase has translation MLVIVDLDDTLCNTWEAGKRTMLWAVPFLLKKVKLRALLYLVTARYKQLENSEKFHILDLHELVEELFSRIYPGISRKELDELVSFVEEHFFRHLRLYEDAIPFLEGLKGMNAKVVLVTDSSTNWQRRKIDVLGIGGYFDDVIISGETGHSKFEDYNFRLALNRFPDGEVYVVGDRDETDMAGARAIGAVGILVKRGYFSGKKVENADYVVRNLHEALEVIESEHKNRTEA, from the coding sequence ATGCTTGTAATCGTTGACCTTGACGATACTCTGTGCAACACTTGGGAGGCCGGAAAGAGGACCATGCTCTGGGCCGTTCCCTTTCTCCTAAAAAAGGTGAAGCTAAGGGCTCTCCTGTACCTTGTTACTGCTAGGTATAAACAACTAGAAAACTCTGAGAAGTTTCATATTCTTGACCTTCATGAGCTCGTCGAGGAGCTTTTCAGTAGGATATACCCGGGAATAAGCAGAAAAGAGCTTGATGAGCTTGTTTCCTTTGTGGAGGAGCATTTTTTCAGGCACCTTCGCCTTTACGAAGACGCTATCCCCTTCCTTGAAGGGCTCAAAGGAATGAATGCAAAAGTTGTTCTCGTGACCGATTCCTCAACTAACTGGCAGAGGAGGAAGATTGACGTCCTCGGCATCGGCGGTTACTTTGATGACGTGATAATAAGCGGTGAAACCGGTCACAGCAAGTTCGAGGACTACAACTTTCGGCTTGCACTCAACCGCTTTCCCGACGGGGAGGTCTACGTTGTTGGGGACAGGGACGAGACGGACATGGCCGGGGCGAGGGCCATCGGTGCAGTGGGGATACTCGTGAAGAGGGGCTACTTCAGTGGAAAAAAGGTTGAAAACGCTGATTACGTCGTTAGAAACCTCCATGAGGCTCTAGAGGTGATTGAGAGTGAGCATAAAAATAGAACTGAAGCGTAA